A single genomic interval of Salinigranum halophilum harbors:
- a CDS encoding NUDIX hydrolase: MRSSLVATETPAPPTHVTYVPKVCAYLTRRSGAQLLVFRGPGHDGLQVPKGTVETNESLDAALCREVAEESGLRVDTARRVASDVWTRRVGPLTKYVRHFYHADIDESRDRWNHVVTGHGEECGETFEYFWVDLPTTEPFALSLDDYLPTVSDAVDP, from the coding sequence ATGCGCAGTTCACTGGTGGCCACCGAGACGCCGGCACCACCGACGCACGTGACGTACGTCCCGAAGGTCTGTGCGTATCTCACCCGTCGGAGTGGGGCACAACTCCTCGTCTTCCGCGGGCCGGGCCACGACGGGTTGCAGGTCCCCAAAGGCACCGTCGAGACGAACGAGTCGCTCGACGCGGCCCTCTGTCGCGAAGTCGCCGAAGAGAGTGGGCTCCGCGTCGACACCGCCCGCCGCGTCGCCTCCGACGTCTGGACGCGCCGTGTCGGCCCGCTCACCAAGTACGTTCGCCACTTCTACCACGCCGACATCGACGAGTCGCGCGACCGGTGGAACCACGTGGTCACCGGCCACGGCGAGGAGTGCGGCGAGACGTTCGAGTACTTCTGGGTCGACCTGCCGACCACCGAACCGTTCGCGCTGTCGCTCGACGACTACCTCCCGACGGTCTCCGACGCGGTGGACCCGTAG
- a CDS encoding DUF7344 domain-containing protein yields the protein MTQTSVTTHTQTHSTGTLSTDAGAPAALSKDTLFEILKNQRRRDALLYLKTNDGVATLSDMAEFIAAKENGIDIGALSSSQRKRVYIGLYQCHLPKMAGAGIVDFDKNRGDIALRPAAEQLDVYLADDVTAGADTATSTTRNLAIAGGLGAAVVASLLGVPGFALVPDAAWALLSTGALVTLTALEARR from the coding sequence ATGACACAGACATCCGTCACGACACACACGCAAACACACTCGACCGGTACGCTCTCGACTGATGCGGGAGCGCCGGCCGCGCTCTCGAAGGACACGCTGTTCGAGATTCTGAAGAACCAGCGCCGCCGCGACGCGCTGTTGTACCTCAAGACGAACGACGGCGTCGCGACGCTCAGCGACATGGCCGAGTTCATCGCGGCGAAAGAGAACGGTATCGACATCGGCGCGCTCTCGTCGAGCCAGCGCAAGCGGGTGTACATCGGCCTCTACCAGTGTCACCTCCCGAAGATGGCCGGCGCGGGCATCGTCGACTTCGACAAGAACCGCGGCGACATCGCGCTCCGCCCGGCGGCCGAGCAGCTCGACGTCTACCTCGCGGACGACGTGACCGCCGGTGCCGACACCGCGACTTCCACCACCCGCAACCTGGCTATCGCGGGTGGCCTCGGCGCCGCCGTGGTCGCATCACTCCTCGGCGTCCCCGGCTTCGCGCTCGTCCCCGACGCCGCCTGGGCCCTCCTCAGCACCGGCGCGCTCGTCACGCTCACCGCGCTCGAAGCCCGTCGCTGA
- a CDS encoding winged helix-turn-helix domain-containing protein — MVFGDPGETLDLGGEGGADAAAVLDALGDAVSREILTAAAGTPVTVEDLAMVCDVSESTVYRRLDRLNTLGLVERCNPLVSETKGAYRTTMRGLYVAVDDSGIAVEADELTTDALAAAMRLVIDAVDVRRLSYDRDDRTVDLTLSLADGDFETFLKLYADNA, encoded by the coding sequence ATGGTGTTCGGCGACCCTGGTGAGACGCTCGACCTCGGGGGGGAGGGCGGGGCGGACGCAGCGGCGGTCCTCGACGCGCTTGGTGACGCGGTCTCGCGGGAGATCCTCACCGCCGCGGCGGGCACGCCCGTCACCGTCGAGGACCTCGCGATGGTGTGTGACGTCTCCGAATCGACGGTGTACCGCCGGCTCGACCGGCTGAACACCCTCGGGCTCGTCGAACGGTGTAACCCGCTCGTCTCGGAGACGAAGGGCGCGTACCGGACGACGATGCGCGGGCTCTACGTCGCCGTCGACGACTCCGGTATCGCCGTCGAAGCCGACGAGTTGACCACGGACGCGCTCGCGGCGGCCATGCGGCTCGTCATCGACGCGGTGGACGTCCGCCGACTCAGCTACGACCGTGACGATCGGACGGTGGACCTCACGCTCTCGCTCGCCGACGGCGACTTCGAGACGTTCCTCAAACTGTACGCGGACAACGCCTGA
- the glmU gene encoding bifunctional sugar-1-phosphate nucleotidylyltransferase/acetyltransferase, translating to MQTVVLAAGQGTRMRPLTASRPKPMLPVGDRPLVAHTVDTAVDAGASHLVVVVGYEADDVRSYFGETYRDVPVTFVVQAEQRGTADAVRVASEALADGPFVVLNGDALYDTPSLRRLYESGPAVGSYRVENPSSYGVLITDGSEEADAVRVTGVIEKPAEPPSNRINTGAYHFPAEAQSWLEVGESERGELELTDVLERTCSEFAVSAVTFERWLDVGRPWELLAATEWKLGDLDGRVEGEVHEDAILEGPVVVEEGATVRSGVVVEGPALVRAGATVGPNAYVRGATVVGEGGKVGHGVEVKNSILMEGATVGHLSYVGDSVLGRDVNFGAGTKVANLRHDGADVKLTVKGERVSTGRRKLGVVIGDGVKTGINASLNAGVVLSEGATVGPGEVVTRDK from the coding sequence ATGCAGACAGTCGTACTCGCCGCCGGGCAGGGAACACGGATGCGACCGCTGACCGCCTCGCGGCCGAAACCGATGCTCCCCGTCGGCGACCGCCCACTGGTCGCCCACACCGTCGACACCGCCGTCGACGCCGGCGCTTCGCACCTCGTGGTCGTCGTCGGATACGAGGCCGACGACGTCCGGTCGTACTTCGGCGAGACGTATCGAGACGTCCCCGTGACGTTCGTCGTGCAGGCAGAACAGCGCGGGACCGCAGACGCCGTCCGCGTCGCGTCGGAGGCGCTCGCGGACGGCCCGTTCGTCGTACTCAACGGCGACGCGCTCTACGACACGCCCTCGCTGCGGCGGCTGTACGAGTCGGGGCCCGCCGTCGGCTCCTATCGGGTCGAAAATCCCTCGTCGTACGGCGTGCTCATCACCGACGGGAGCGAGGAGGCGGACGCGGTCCGCGTGACGGGTGTCATCGAAAAGCCCGCCGAGCCACCGTCGAACCGCATCAACACCGGCGCGTACCACTTCCCGGCCGAGGCCCAGTCGTGGCTCGAGGTGGGGGAGTCCGAACGGGGTGAACTCGAACTCACGGACGTCTTAGAGCGGACCTGCAGCGAGTTCGCGGTCAGCGCCGTCACCTTCGAGCGGTGGCTCGACGTCGGCCGACCGTGGGAGTTGCTCGCGGCGACCGAGTGGAAACTGGGCGACCTCGACGGGCGCGTCGAAGGTGAGGTCCACGAGGACGCCATCCTCGAGGGACCGGTCGTCGTCGAGGAGGGGGCGACGGTCCGGTCGGGCGTCGTCGTCGAGGGACCGGCGCTCGTCCGGGCGGGCGCGACCGTCGGTCCGAACGCCTACGTCAGGGGGGCGACCGTCGTCGGAGAGGGGGGCAAGGTGGGCCACGGCGTCGAGGTGAAGAACTCGATTCTCATGGAGGGTGCGACAGTCGGTCACCTCTCGTACGTGGGCGACTCGGTACTCGGGCGCGACGTCAACTTCGGTGCCGGGACGAAAGTGGCGAACCTCAGACACGACGGGGCGGACGTGAAGCTCACCGTGAAGGGCGAGCGCGTCTCGACGGGACGGCGGAAGCTGGGCGTCGTCATCGGCGACGGCGTCAAGACAGGAATCAACGCGTCGCTGAACGCCGGGGTCGTCCTCTCCGAAGGCGCGACGGTGGGGCCGGGCGAGGTCGTCACACGCGACAAGTAG
- a CDS encoding universal stress protein: MYHIVMAVDKSEERAVAEADAVLGLPRDPSDVHVTILHDFTNNPSGASVTQVSSVRRAQDKLEEAGVEVDLTESSGDPAEAIISAADEVDADMIVLAARKRTPTGKVLFGSVTQTVLLGTDRPVLVCGEGKK, from the coding sequence ATGTACCACATCGTGATGGCAGTCGACAAGAGCGAAGAGCGCGCCGTCGCCGAAGCCGACGCCGTCCTCGGGCTGCCGCGTGACCCGAGCGACGTCCACGTGACCATCCTGCACGACTTCACCAACAACCCATCGGGGGCCTCCGTGACGCAGGTGTCGTCCGTCCGACGAGCACAGGACAAACTCGAGGAGGCCGGGGTCGAGGTCGACCTCACCGAGTCCAGCGGCGACCCCGCCGAGGCCATCATCTCGGCGGCCGACGAGGTCGACGCCGACATGATCGTTCTCGCCGCGCGCAAGCGGACCCCGACGGGGAAGGTCCTCTTCGGGAGCGTCACCCAGACGGTGCTTCTCGGCACCGACCGGCCGGTCCTCGTCTGTGGCGAGGGCAAAAAGTAG
- a CDS encoding metallophosphoesterase, with the protein MRLGVISDTHDNVEAIERAVAVFEREGCDTLVHCGDFIAPPVLPFFEGFEVHGVLGNNDGELDGLEAGFRALGNGSELHGRRAALEFDGVSVGVLHGESRDDVDDLAASGRYDLVCYGHHHERDERAVEGCTVLNPGAHFPTVPDEHRTVATYDTDSGDVTFYDLPR; encoded by the coding sequence ATGCGACTCGGTGTCATCTCGGACACGCACGACAACGTCGAGGCGATCGAACGCGCCGTCGCGGTCTTCGAACGGGAGGGCTGTGACACGCTCGTCCACTGCGGCGACTTCATCGCGCCGCCGGTCTTGCCGTTCTTCGAGGGGTTCGAGGTCCACGGCGTCCTCGGGAACAACGACGGCGAACTCGACGGACTCGAAGCCGGATTCCGCGCACTGGGGAACGGGAGCGAACTCCACGGCCGCCGTGCGGCCCTCGAGTTCGACGGGGTCTCGGTGGGCGTCCTCCACGGGGAGTCGCGCGACGACGTGGACGACCTCGCCGCCTCGGGGCGGTACGACCTCGTCTGCTACGGCCACCACCACGAGCGCGACGAACGGGCGGTCGAGGGGTGCACCGTTCTCAACCCCGGCGCGCACTTTCCGACCGTGCCCGACGAACACCGGACGGTCGCGACCTACGACACCGATTCGGGTGACGTGACGTTCTACGACCTTCCCCGGTGA
- a CDS encoding ArnT family glycosyltransferase, translating to MQQYRTDRSPLVELLDELRSFEGQSLLFATVFVLVGVGLPLLYADQPLHIDETIFIVIGQALAEGAELYTGVIDHKPPGVFYVASAISALGFETYLAFRAVTALVVVVTGLLVFRLGTMLYDEPTGMVASVLFLVATYLPHFDGFFFLTEPYAVCCTVVAATLFLTAERVRSHVGVGVTLGIGVLFNQIVFLFGAAILAFATLRLWLLTDRSRVEFARTGSHVVAIGVGFLAVVGAAMVSFASTGALAEFLTYAFVVPLTRYDPPFLVTGHVYMALSLLPVWLVAVGMVVRTLVRLRARRVDEATLFVALWAAFIAYPGLTQYGGDHKMLFTFPAVALLTAVALRLGWRSAAVRSRVGSLVARARGRPDVSVSVRTLVTVLLVGGLVVSAVGFNVVYGAHLVDDNIAEQRAAVQQIDQYVEGPVYAFPFFWQVVYFADDVSLPNTYVGGVYTDGLARTVVDHLDEERVAYVVVPAGHVTDSGDVRGNRFFRDTDTQVATYIETHYEPVTETDEYVVYRRQGDGA from the coding sequence ATGCAACAGTACCGGACCGACCGGTCACCCCTCGTCGAACTCCTCGACGAACTCCGCTCGTTCGAGGGGCAGTCGCTCCTGTTCGCGACGGTGTTCGTGCTGGTGGGCGTCGGCCTCCCGCTCCTGTACGCGGACCAACCGCTTCACATCGACGAGACGATCTTCATCGTCATCGGGCAGGCACTCGCCGAGGGGGCCGAACTCTACACCGGCGTGATCGACCACAAACCGCCCGGCGTGTTCTACGTCGCGTCGGCCATCTCGGCACTCGGGTTCGAGACGTATCTGGCGTTTCGTGCGGTGACGGCACTCGTCGTCGTCGTGACGGGGCTGTTGGTCTTCCGTCTGGGGACGATGCTGTACGACGAGCCGACCGGGATGGTCGCGAGCGTTCTCTTCCTCGTCGCGACGTATCTGCCGCACTTCGACGGCTTCTTCTTCCTGACCGAACCGTACGCGGTCTGTTGCACCGTCGTCGCGGCCACGCTGTTTCTCACCGCAGAGCGCGTCCGGTCCCACGTCGGCGTGGGCGTCACCCTCGGCATCGGCGTCCTGTTCAATCAGATCGTCTTCCTCTTCGGCGCGGCCATCCTCGCGTTCGCGACGCTCCGCCTCTGGCTGCTGACAGACCGGTCCCGTGTCGAGTTCGCCCGCACGGGGTCACACGTCGTCGCCATCGGGGTCGGCTTCCTCGCCGTCGTCGGGGCCGCGATGGTCTCCTTCGCGAGCACCGGCGCGCTCGCCGAGTTCCTGACCTACGCGTTCGTCGTTCCGCTCACGCGATACGATCCGCCGTTCCTCGTCACGGGACACGTGTACATGGCGCTCTCGCTCCTCCCGGTCTGGCTGGTCGCGGTCGGCATGGTCGTGCGGACGCTCGTCCGCCTCCGCGCGCGACGCGTCGACGAGGCGACGCTCTTCGTCGCACTCTGGGCGGCGTTCATCGCGTACCCGGGCCTCACCCAGTACGGCGGCGACCACAAGATGCTCTTTACGTTCCCCGCGGTCGCGCTCCTGACTGCCGTGGCGCTGCGGCTCGGCTGGCGTTCCGCGGCGGTTCGGTCGCGGGTCGGCTCGCTGGTCGCTCGCGCTCGTGGCCGGCCGGACGTCTCGGTCTCCGTCCGGACGCTCGTCACCGTGCTTCTCGTCGGCGGCCTGGTCGTCTCGGCGGTCGGCTTCAACGTGGTGTACGGCGCGCACCTCGTCGACGACAACATCGCCGAGCAGCGAGCAGCGGTCCAACAGATCGACCAGTACGTCGAGGGCCCCGTCTACGCGTTTCCCTTCTTCTGGCAGGTGGTGTACTTCGCGGACGACGTCTCCCTCCCGAACACGTACGTCGGCGGTGTCTACACCGACGGCCTCGCCCGGACCGTCGTCGACCACCTGGACGAGGAACGTGTCGCGTACGTCGTCGTCCCTGCGGGCCACGTCACCGACTCGGGAGACGTTCGGGGCAATCGGTTCTTCCGCGACACGGACACGCAGGTCGCCACCTACATCGAGACGCACTACGAGCCCGTCACGGAGACTGACGAGTACGTGGTCTACCGGCGACAGGGCGACGGGGCGTGA
- a CDS encoding translation initiation factor eIF-2B, producing the protein MIDETIARIREMRTHSESTVAVDATLALEELLDREYVGIEEFERDLERNAGALRRSNLSHALLHTAMQETIRDVVGKGDTVAEAKQLLRETIDREVDTIERSKHEAAANAAERLEDGETILTHENSTTVMETLRRGIDSGKEFTVYVTETRPRYIGRLTVRELATWDGVDPHLVTDSAAGHFAREADRVLLGMNCIVEETYYNRIGTFPLCAVASVLDRPVTVVAASRKIVDEGFAFENDQRSPSEVLAEPAEGFTVENPAYDATPLELVDTVVTESGFLAV; encoded by the coding sequence ATGATTGACGAGACCATCGCGCGCATCCGCGAGATGCGGACCCACAGCGAGTCGACGGTGGCCGTGGACGCGACGCTGGCCCTGGAGGAACTCCTCGACCGGGAGTACGTCGGCATCGAGGAGTTCGAGCGCGACCTCGAACGGAACGCGGGGGCGCTCCGCCGGTCGAACCTCTCGCACGCGCTGTTGCACACGGCGATGCAAGAGACCATCAGAGACGTGGTCGGGAAGGGCGACACGGTCGCGGAGGCCAAGCAACTCCTCCGCGAGACCATCGACCGCGAGGTCGACACCATCGAGCGCTCGAAGCACGAGGCCGCGGCGAACGCCGCCGAGCGCCTCGAAGACGGCGAGACCATCCTCACCCACGAGAACTCGACGACGGTGATGGAGACCCTGCGACGCGGCATCGACAGCGGCAAGGAGTTCACCGTCTACGTCACCGAGACCCGGCCACGATACATCGGTCGGCTGACCGTCCGCGAACTCGCCACCTGGGACGGCGTCGACCCACACCTCGTCACCGACAGCGCGGCGGGGCACTTCGCCCGGGAGGCCGACCGCGTCCTCCTCGGGATGAACTGCATCGTCGAGGAGACGTACTACAACCGAATCGGGACGTTCCCGCTCTGTGCGGTCGCGTCCGTCCTCGACCGCCCCGTGACGGTCGTCGCCGCCAGCAGAAAGATCGTCGACGAGGGGTTCGCCTTCGAGAACGACCAGCGCTCGCCGAGCGAGGTACTCGCCGAGCCAGCGGAGGGGTTCACCGTCGAGAACCCCGCGTACGACGCCACGCCGCTGGAACTCGTCGACACCGTCGTCACCGAGTCGGGCTTTCTCGCGGTCTGA
- a CDS encoding DUF7344 domain-containing protein produces the protein MDCDDAGRIARRVAGHPYRRLLLSVLDSQTAPVSLRELSRTVLARDRTGVTPPSSTDTTLPADAEPSTVETMAAQLHHVHLPRLTAAGLVEYDAAAGVVTDWCHPAVGDRWVTAPPIDRLAQRIADARSGSLRAD, from the coding sequence ATGGACTGCGACGACGCCGGGCGTATCGCGCGACGCGTCGCCGGCCACCCGTACCGCCGTCTCCTCCTGTCGGTGCTCGACAGCCAGACCGCGCCGGTGTCCCTGCGCGAACTCTCGCGAACCGTCCTGGCGCGCGACCGGACCGGTGTCACTCCCCCCTCGAGCACTGACACCACGCTGCCCGCCGACGCCGAGCCGAGCACCGTCGAGACGATGGCCGCACAGCTCCACCACGTCCACCTCCCACGGCTCACCGCGGCCGGACTCGTCGAGTACGACGCGGCCGCGGGCGTCGTCACCGACTGGTGTCACCCGGCGGTCGGCGACCGCTGGGTCACCGCCCCGCCCATCGACCGGCTGGCACAGCGCATCGCCGACGCGCGCTCGGGGTCGTTGCGCGCCGACTGA
- a CDS encoding RNA ligase partner protein — protein MTESPLKQRFVLDTSLFLSDEIRRDGEDLDSALSRLLDSVATAKLRHNISCYTPPSVADELAAMLASRDVSEATRAKLNTWVIRKSPARLELVVPAELVYRFVDELEDRVDRGLRVSEKAVRRAEQSAGDAADEGGRTAVDRVISDLRDEYRTTLRQGVIDSREDFDLLLLARELDAGVVTEDTGIISWADDFGLRYLRGREFPALLDEYIRAGEER, from the coding sequence ATGACGGAGAGTCCGCTCAAACAACGGTTCGTCCTCGACACCTCGCTGTTCCTCTCCGACGAGATTCGTCGCGACGGCGAAGACCTCGATTCGGCTCTCTCGCGGCTGCTCGACAGTGTCGCGACCGCGAAGCTCCGCCACAACATCTCCTGTTACACGCCGCCCTCGGTCGCCGACGAGCTGGCGGCGATGCTCGCCTCGCGCGACGTCTCCGAGGCGACGCGCGCGAAGCTGAACACGTGGGTCATCAGAAAGAGCCCCGCCCGCCTCGAACTCGTCGTCCCCGCCGAACTCGTCTACCGGTTCGTCGACGAACTCGAAGACCGGGTCGACCGCGGGCTCCGGGTCTCGGAGAAAGCCGTCCGTCGGGCCGAACAGTCTGCGGGCGACGCCGCCGACGAGGGGGGACGAACCGCGGTCGACCGCGTCATCTCCGACCTCCGCGACGAGTACCGCACCACCCTCCGACAGGGCGTCATCGACTCCCGGGAGGACTTCGACCTCCTCCTCCTCGCGCGGGAACTCGACGCCGGCGTCGTCACCGAGGACACGGGTATCATCTCGTGGGCCGACGACTTCGGTCTCCGCTACCTCCGGGGTCGAGAGTTCCCCGCGCTCCTCGACGAGTACATCCGCGCCGGCGAGGAGCGATGA
- a CDS encoding DUF7344 domain-containing protein, with translation MADDHVRRAAADVLRNPHRRYILAHLNGQQKPLTVRRLAEAIVEWERASTADTDTTPDGQSVDEVMVRLHHEHLPYLAQQGVLSYDWRHREIADWRHPNLGEEWVSSFPVERLYEVVE, from the coding sequence ATGGCAGACGATCACGTCAGGCGGGCGGCGGCGGACGTCCTCCGGAACCCCCACCGCCGATACATCCTCGCGCACCTCAACGGGCAGCAGAAGCCACTCACTGTCCGTCGATTGGCGGAGGCCATCGTCGAGTGGGAGCGCGCATCCACGGCGGACACGGATACGACGCCTGACGGGCAGAGCGTCGACGAGGTGATGGTCCGCCTCCACCACGAACACCTCCCGTATCTGGCCCAGCAAGGGGTCCTCTCGTACGACTGGCGACACCGGGAGATCGCCGACTGGCGGCACCCGAACCTCGGCGAGGAGTGGGTGTCGTCGTTCCCGGTCGAACGACTGTACGAAGTCGTCGAGTAG
- a CDS encoding HalOD1 output domain-containing protein: MTNPDDDPSDGQTAAETHRYDRDTAEPCSHVVVNAVADALELSPLDLEPLYHHVDPEALDALVDRSLGASVAENTLVGFDFADCRVEVSPVDVRVVTDEGVSSE; the protein is encoded by the coding sequence ATGACGAACCCTGACGACGACCCGAGCGACGGACAGACCGCCGCCGAGACGCATCGGTACGACCGCGACACGGCGGAGCCGTGCAGTCACGTCGTCGTGAACGCGGTGGCGGACGCGCTGGAGCTGTCGCCACTCGACCTCGAACCACTGTATCACCACGTCGACCCGGAGGCACTGGACGCACTCGTCGACCGGTCGCTCGGGGCGAGCGTCGCCGAGAACACTCTCGTCGGGTTCGACTTCGCCGACTGCCGCGTCGAGGTGAGTCCTGTCGACGTCCGGGTCGTCACCGACGAGGGCGTGTCGTCGGAGTAG
- a CDS encoding HalOD1 output domain-containing protein: protein MDSHDSSNTGPTDGPDDHVHSVRLEAGDPVAMSIVYAVANALGRQPLDLEPLSTQVDPEALETLLGGPVGERDGLSVSFSFAGCAVVVTPTRIAVDPGE from the coding sequence ATGGACTCACACGATAGTAGCAACACCGGGCCGACAGACGGTCCCGACGACCACGTCCACTCGGTCCGGCTCGAGGCGGGTGACCCCGTCGCGATGAGCATCGTCTACGCCGTCGCGAACGCGCTCGGACGCCAGCCACTCGACCTCGAACCGCTCTCGACGCAGGTCGACCCCGAGGCGCTCGAGACGCTCCTCGGCGGGCCCGTCGGGGAGCGCGACGGCCTCAGCGTCTCCTTCTCGTTCGCGGGCTGTGCCGTCGTCGTCACGCCGACGCGAATCGCTGTCGACCCCGGCGAGTGA
- a CDS encoding high-potential iron-sulfur protein, translated as MARQAPDSRRRFLQLAGTAAVVGVAGCSGGGGSGDSGNGGGAGGGSDGGGENGGGDGDSTEDGSGGGDQEQSDQGLGPVPDEYVTAAAKDGTERSPDSVATKEAVLYQSEPKDGQQCTSCRFYIPDKNDDGLGACAVVEGKIEPEAWCSSYVEYEG; from the coding sequence ATGGCACGTCAAGCACCAGATTCGAGACGTCGGTTCCTCCAGCTCGCCGGAACGGCAGCGGTCGTCGGTGTCGCCGGGTGTTCGGGCGGCGGCGGGAGTGGTGACAGTGGGAACGGCGGCGGAGCCGGTGGCGGCAGCGACGGGGGCGGGGAAAACGGCGGTGGAGACGGTGACAGCACCGAAGACGGGAGCGGGGGCGGAGACCAGGAGCAGTCTGACCAGGGGCTCGGACCGGTCCCCGACGAGTACGTCACGGCGGCAGCAAAGGACGGCACCGAGCGCAGCCCCGACAGCGTCGCGACGAAGGAGGCCGTGCTGTACCAGTCGGAACCGAAAGACGGCCAGCAGTGTACGAGCTGTCGGTTCTACATCCCCGACAAGAACGACGACGGCCTCGGAGCCTGTGCCGTCGTCGAGGGGAAGATCGAGCCGGAGGCGTGGTGTTCGAGCTACGTCGAGTACGAGGGGTGA